A part of Acidimicrobiales bacterium genomic DNA contains:
- a CDS encoding alkaline phosphatase family protein, which yields MPREVAGAEPRTLLLALDAVPFRVAAEACRRGAFAGWPPPSALVAPFPTVTHVAFASLFLPFGAAPSRRYELRHFDSIANTTVGGGPLAYGRDVPPWSEYLDAPHRDLVSELSNYVSPRRAARSGLDEIEREVLASDRDVVVAYLGATDGLMHLYGDESVLDFLGELDERLAGLGRRHREERGRPLRIVLFSDHGCGSCEIRHAGGFDRLLRDAGLRVVDRLEGPDDVVAPRFGLVNYGALFLRDADRADTAARAIARHHAVELAAFSPGPNLVEVVSGAGRGRVRWHGPAGAARYAYEDVGGDPLRLTGARRRLAAGGLLDPAGYAGDDEWLRETAFEHFPDPLRRLAQALTGDRIQSRANVLFSLGPCWSWGLYSAVVGAWVRGGRLEGTHGGLDRESSLGFFLADDPTLAMPLVVRADEALAPLADAVSRTPASAPTRRGPAEPGRRG from the coding sequence ATGCCGCGTGAGGTCGCAGGAGCAGAGCCGAGGACGCTCCTGCTCGCCCTCGATGCGGTTCCCTTCCGGGTGGCGGCGGAGGCCTGCCGGCGGGGGGCCTTCGCCGGTTGGCCGCCACCGTCGGCCCTCGTCGCACCGTTCCCCACCGTGACGCACGTCGCGTTCGCGTCGCTGTTCCTGCCCTTCGGCGCGGCCCCGTCCCGGCGCTACGAGCTCCGCCACTTCGACTCGATCGCGAACACGACCGTGGGCGGCGGTCCCCTGGCGTACGGGAGAGACGTCCCTCCCTGGAGCGAGTACCTCGACGCGCCGCACCGGGACCTGGTGTCCGAGCTGTCCAACTACGTGTCACCTCGGCGGGCGGCCCGCAGCGGGCTCGACGAGATCGAGCGCGAGGTCCTCGCGTCCGACCGCGACGTCGTCGTCGCGTACCTCGGCGCAACCGACGGCCTCATGCACCTCTACGGCGACGAGAGCGTGCTCGACTTCCTCGGCGAGCTCGACGAGCGGCTCGCGGGCCTGGGCCGGCGGCACCGCGAGGAGAGGGGACGACCGCTGCGCATCGTGCTCTTCTCCGACCACGGCTGCGGGAGCTGCGAGATCCGCCACGCCGGCGGCTTCGACCGCCTCCTCCGCGATGCGGGGCTGCGGGTGGTGGATCGGCTCGAGGGGCCCGACGACGTCGTGGCACCGAGGTTCGGGCTGGTCAACTACGGCGCGCTGTTCCTCCGCGACGCCGACCGTGCCGACACCGCGGCCCGCGCCATCGCCCGTCACCACGCGGTGGAGCTGGCGGCCTTCTCGCCGGGGCCGAACCTCGTCGAGGTGGTCTCCGGGGCCGGTCGGGGCCGCGTCCGCTGGCACGGGCCGGCCGGAGCGGCGAGGTACGCCTACGAGGACGTCGGCGGCGATCCCCTGCGCCTGACGGGGGCTCGCCGCCGACTCGCCGCCGGCGGGCTGCTCGACCCAGCGGGGTACGCGGGCGACGACGAGTGGCTGCGAGAGACGGCGTTCGAGCACTTCCCCGATCCGCTCCGTCGCCTCGCGCAGGCACTGACGGGCGATCGGATCCAGAGCCGGGCGAACGTCCTGTTCTCGCTGGGGCCCTGCTGGTCGTGGGGGTTGTACTCGGCGGTCGTCGGCGCATGGGTGCGGGGCGGCCGCCTCGAGGGCACCCACGGCGGGCTCGACCGAGAGTCGAGCCTCGGGTTCTTCCTCGCCGACGATCCCACCCTCGCGATGCCGCTCGTCGTCCGCGCCGACGAGGCGCTCGCTCCCCTCGCCGACGCGGTCTCCCGGACGCCGGCGTCGGCCCCCACCCGCCGCGGCCCGGCCGAACCCGGGCGCCGGGGTTGA
- a CDS encoding type II toxin-antitoxin system VapB family antitoxin, which produces MSRTNIDIDDELCQKVMDRYHLSTKRDAVNMALRHLAGEPLGLDDARSLRGTGWDGDLDEMRTSRV; this is translated from the coding sequence ATGTCTCGCACCAACATCGACATCGACGACGAGCTGTGCCAGAAGGTGATGGACCGCTATCACCTGTCGACCAAGCGCGATGCGGTCAACATGGCCCTCCGGCACCTCGCCGGTGAACCCCTCGGCCTGGACGATGCCCGCTCGCTTCGCGGAACGGGCTGGGACGGCGACCTCGACGAGATGCGAACGAGCCGGGTGTGA
- a CDS encoding succinate-semialdehyde dehydrogenase (NADP(+)) → MARLDQADTAGTVSAELADLAALGSSVRRHELDELTSLVASGGDRPLDPIELTFTGDTLGRVPRCTTDDVTRAVERAREAQAMWARRPLRERARVALRFHDLVLARQREILDIVQLEAGKARRHALEEVLDVAMVARYYSRAADQHLSARRRKGAVPLLTSTIEHHHPKGVVGIIAPWNYPFTLGVSDALPALLAGNGVVIKPDSQTPYSSLWGYALLEEAGLPRGLAQVVAGSGRELGTPLIEGCDYLMFTGSTATGRIVARQAAEQLIDCSMELGGKNALLVLADANLDRTVSGIIRGAYSNAGQLCIAAERIYVEEPVWHTLVPRLVAAVRAMRVGPGLRWDIDMGSLVSASQFATVDAHVADAVGKGAHVLVGGRARPDLGPYFYEPTLLTDVTPRMELFEEETFGPVAAVTKVSSAEEAIERANASRYGLNFSIWTRDTRRGRRLATRLQAGTVNVNEGYAATWASVDAPMGGFKDSGIGRRHGAEGILKYTEAQTVAVQRLLPIAAPPQVDGARFAWLATRALRAARRVPGLK, encoded by the coding sequence ATGGCCCGACTCGACCAGGCCGACACCGCCGGCACAGTCAGCGCCGAGCTCGCCGATCTTGCGGCCCTCGGCTCCTCCGTCCGCCGGCACGAGCTCGACGAGCTCACCTCGCTGGTCGCATCGGGCGGTGACCGCCCGCTCGACCCGATCGAGCTGACGTTCACCGGAGACACCCTCGGAAGGGTGCCGCGCTGCACAACGGACGACGTCACCCGGGCGGTCGAGCGCGCCCGCGAGGCGCAGGCGATGTGGGCGCGCCGCCCGCTGCGGGAGCGTGCGCGCGTCGCGCTGCGCTTCCACGACCTCGTCCTCGCCCGCCAGCGGGAGATCCTCGACATCGTGCAGCTCGAGGCCGGCAAGGCTCGCCGCCACGCGCTCGAAGAGGTGCTCGACGTGGCCATGGTGGCCCGCTACTACAGCCGCGCCGCCGATCAGCACCTGTCGGCGCGCCGCCGCAAGGGCGCCGTGCCGCTGCTCACCAGCACCATCGAGCACCACCACCCGAAGGGCGTGGTCGGCATCATCGCTCCGTGGAACTACCCGTTCACCTTGGGCGTGAGCGACGCGCTGCCGGCGCTGCTCGCAGGCAACGGCGTCGTCATCAAGCCCGATTCGCAGACGCCGTACTCGTCGCTGTGGGGCTATGCGCTGCTCGAGGAGGCCGGTCTCCCCAGAGGGCTCGCCCAGGTGGTCGCCGGCTCGGGTCGAGAGCTCGGCACCCCGCTGATCGAGGGCTGCGACTACCTGATGTTCACGGGCAGCACCGCCACTGGCCGCATCGTGGCCCGCCAAGCGGCCGAGCAGTTGATCGACTGCTCCATGGAGCTCGGGGGCAAGAACGCCCTCCTGGTGCTGGCCGATGCCAACCTCGACCGGACGGTGAGCGGGATCATCCGCGGCGCCTACTCCAACGCCGGCCAGCTGTGCATCGCGGCGGAGCGGATCTACGTCGAGGAGCCGGTGTGGCACACGCTGGTCCCCCGACTGGTTGCAGCGGTCCGGGCGATGCGGGTGGGCCCGGGCCTGCGCTGGGACATCGACATGGGCTCGCTCGTGTCGGCGAGCCAGTTCGCCACCGTCGACGCCCACGTCGCCGACGCCGTCGGCAAGGGTGCGCACGTGCTCGTCGGCGGACGGGCCCGACCGGATCTCGGCCCGTACTTCTACGAGCCGACGCTGCTCACCGACGTCACCCCCAGGATGGAGCTGTTCGAGGAGGAGACGTTCGGCCCCGTGGCCGCCGTGACGAAGGTGTCGAGCGCCGAGGAGGCCATCGAGCGGGCCAATGCCAGCCGGTACGGGCTCAACTTCAGCATCTGGACACGCGACACCCGCCGGGGCCGCCGCCTGGCCACGCGGCTGCAGGCCGGCACCGTCAACGTCAACGAGGGCTACGCGGCGACGTGGGCATCGGTCGACGCGCCGATGGGCGGGTTCAAGGACTCCGGCATCGGCCGGCGGCACGGCGCCGAAGGCATCCTCAAGTACACCGAGGCCCAGACGGTGGCCGTCCAGCGGCTGCTGCCGATCGCTGCGCCGCCGCAGGTCGACGGCGCCCGGTTCGCCTGGCTGGCGACCCGAGCCCTGCGAGCGGCCCGGCGGGTGCCGGGCCTCAAGTAG
- the aspS gene encoding aspartate--tRNA ligase, whose protein sequence is MRTAYCGELGAADVGRRVVLCGWVGRRREHGEHLAFVDLRDHTGLVQCVVDGSVDVRSEYVLRVEGTVRRRPEGTANPNLPTGEVEVGECSVEVLAAAEPPPFPLDERVDVDETLRIRHRYLDLRRDSMQHRLRMRSRITAAIRRAMDEQGFVEIETPLLIASTPEGARDFVVPSRLSPGSFYALPQSPQLFKQLCMVGGMDRYYQIARCLRDEDLRADRQFEFTQLDVEASFVERDDVLEFVGHAVGAATEVVTGGRLAAIPRMTWHDAMERFGSDKPDVRFGMELVELTELFADTGFNAFKAPCVKGIAVAGGAALTRNRLDDLTDRAKRLGAKGLVWMRVEDGGALASPVAKFLSEAELSGLVERLGARAGDLLLLVADERPTVRRVLGQLRLELGRPRVDEGGLQFLWVVDFPLFEGIGDDGSPIPAHHPFTMPHPDDLHLLTEEGADLLAVRSQAYDLVLNGWELGSGSVRIHRSDVQQQVFSLLGIAPEAARERFGFLLDAFRYGAPPHAGFAVGLDRLVALLLGEENIREVIAFPKSQSGTDPLTGAPSPIDARQLDDLGLRLLPPTS, encoded by the coding sequence ATGCGGACCGCGTACTGCGGGGAGCTGGGTGCGGCCGACGTCGGGCGCCGGGTGGTGCTGTGCGGCTGGGTCGGTCGGCGGCGCGAGCACGGGGAGCACCTCGCGTTCGTCGACCTCCGCGACCACACCGGCCTGGTGCAGTGCGTGGTCGACGGCAGCGTCGACGTGCGCTCCGAGTACGTGCTGCGTGTCGAGGGCACCGTGCGTCGGCGCCCCGAGGGCACGGCGAACCCCAACCTCCCCACCGGCGAGGTCGAGGTGGGCGAGTGCTCGGTCGAGGTGCTCGCCGCGGCCGAACCGCCGCCGTTCCCGCTCGACGAGCGGGTCGACGTCGACGAGACCCTGCGGATCCGCCATCGCTACCTCGACCTGCGCCGCGACTCGATGCAGCATCGGCTCCGGATGCGCTCGCGCATCACCGCCGCCATCCGGCGGGCCATGGACGAGCAGGGCTTCGTCGAGATCGAGACGCCGCTGCTCATCGCCAGCACCCCCGAGGGTGCCCGCGACTTCGTGGTGCCGTCGCGGCTCAGCCCGGGCTCCTTCTACGCCCTGCCGCAGAGCCCCCAGCTGTTCAAGCAGCTGTGCATGGTCGGCGGCATGGACCGCTACTACCAGATCGCCAGGTGCCTCCGCGACGAGGACCTGCGCGCCGACCGCCAGTTCGAGTTCACCCAGCTCGACGTCGAGGCCAGCTTCGTCGAGCGCGACGACGTGCTCGAGTTCGTGGGCCACGCCGTCGGCGCCGCCACCGAGGTGGTCACCGGCGGCCGCCTCGCGGCCATCCCCCGCATGACCTGGCACGACGCCATGGAGCGCTTCGGCTCCGACAAGCCCGACGTGCGCTTCGGGATGGAGCTCGTCGAGCTCACGGAGCTGTTCGCCGACACCGGCTTCAACGCCTTCAAGGCCCCGTGCGTGAAGGGCATCGCGGTCGCGGGCGGCGCGGCCCTCACCCGGAACCGCCTCGACGACCTCACCGACCGGGCCAAGCGGCTCGGCGCCAAGGGTCTGGTGTGGATGCGGGTCGAGGACGGGGGAGCGCTGGCGTCACCGGTGGCCAAGTTCCTCTCCGAGGCCGAGCTGTCCGGCCTGGTCGAGCGGCTCGGGGCCCGGGCCGGCGATCTGCTGCTGCTGGTCGCCGACGAGCGGCCCACGGTGCGCCGCGTGCTCGGCCAGCTGCGGCTCGAGCTGGGGCGCCCACGCGTCGACGAGGGCGGGCTGCAGTTCCTCTGGGTGGTCGACTTCCCGCTCTTCGAGGGCATCGGAGACGACGGCTCGCCGATCCCGGCCCACCACCCGTTCACGATGCCGCACCCCGACGACCTCCACCTGCTCACCGAGGAGGGCGCCGACCTCCTCGCGGTGCGCTCGCAGGCGTACGACCTGGTGCTCAACGGATGGGAGCTGGGGTCGGGGAGCGTCCGGATCCACCGCTCCGACGTCCAGCAGCAGGTCTTCTCGCTGCTCGGGATCGCCCCCGAAGCCGCCCGCGAGCGCTTCGGCTTCCTGCTCGACGCGTTCCGCTACGGGGCGCCGCCCCACGCCGGGTTCGCCGTCGGGCTCGACCGCCTGGTGGCGTTGCTGCTGGGCGAGGAGAACATCCGCGAGGTCATCGCCTTCCCCAAGAGCCAGTCGGGCACCGACCCGCTGACGGGCGCCCCGTCGCCCATCGACGCCCGCCAGCTCGACGACCTCGGCCTGCGGCTGCTCCCGCCCACCAGCTGA
- a CDS encoding AAA family ATPase gives MIAVVAGIPGSGKTTLARRLAPELGWPLLSKDAIKEALMDALGTGDLGWASQLSRAAHRVVYALVPELAGPVVLEARFHRGVAESDLASLGQPLVQVYCACPVDLAWSRYQQRREDPARHPGHLPEHQDDAATLGWRTTEPLPLDLDAPLIEVDTSTEVDVVALAAQIVSLTNRV, from the coding sequence GTGATCGCGGTCGTCGCAGGGATCCCGGGCAGTGGGAAGACAACGCTCGCCCGGCGCCTCGCGCCGGAGCTCGGGTGGCCGCTCCTCTCGAAGGACGCGATCAAGGAAGCGTTGATGGACGCACTCGGCACCGGTGACCTCGGCTGGGCGAGCCAGCTGAGTCGAGCCGCCCACAGGGTGGTGTACGCGCTCGTACCGGAGCTCGCAGGGCCGGTGGTGCTCGAGGCACGCTTCCACAGGGGCGTCGCCGAATCGGATCTCGCCTCGCTCGGACAGCCCCTGGTCCAGGTGTACTGCGCATGTCCGGTCGACCTGGCCTGGAGCCGCTACCAGCAGCGGCGAGAAGACCCTGCACGGCACCCCGGGCACCTTCCCGAGCACCAAGACGACGCTGCGACGCTGGGATGGCGGACGACCGAGCCACTCCCGCTCGACCTCGACGCACCGCTGATCGAAGTGGACACCTCAACTGAGGTCGACGTGGTCGCGCTTGCTGCCCAGATCGTCAGCCTCACCAACCGAGTCTGA
- a CDS encoding PIN domain nuclease: MILVDTSAWVEFLRGTDSPVCEAVDQILAGDIAICDAISMELLAGARDERQLGQLRGLLARTTTLPTTPADYELAATMYRACRVRGETVRKLIDCLIGAVAVRAGVEILHADADFATLARHTDLRVHSASLR; encoded by the coding sequence GTGATCCTGGTCGACACGTCCGCATGGGTCGAGTTCCTCAGAGGAACCGACTCGCCGGTCTGCGAGGCCGTCGATCAGATCCTCGCCGGAGACATAGCCATCTGCGATGCGATCTCGATGGAACTCCTCGCCGGAGCGCGCGACGAACGACAACTCGGGCAGCTCCGAGGCCTGCTCGCGCGGACGACCACACTGCCGACAACACCCGCCGACTACGAGCTGGCCGCGACGATGTACCGCGCCTGCCGAGTCCGCGGCGAGACCGTCCGCAAGCTGATCGACTGCTTGATCGGCGCCGTCGCCGTCAGGGCCGGCGTCGAGATCCTCCACGCAGATGCAGACTTCGCGACGCTCGCACGCCACACCGACCTGCGAGTCCACTCCGCCTCTCTGCGCTGA
- a CDS encoding SDR family oxidoreductase, translated as MTNVNGRICLVTGAASGIGRLLSFELADRGARVILWDLDADRLETVVEQVRARRGGEAWGFRCDVTDRAMVQRVADQVRAEVGDPMVVVNNAGVVSGERLVDLAPEKIERTFAVNVLALYWVTKAFLPAMLAYGEGHVVTVASAAGLVGVAKQTDYSASKHAAVGFDESLRMELRRMRSRVRTTVVCPYYIDTGMFEGVKTKVPFLLPILKQEEVARKMARAIERDRRTVVLPPFVRVVPVTRVLPVAVFDRLMDLFGVNQSMDDFVGRALERAERE; from the coding sequence ATGACGAACGTGAACGGCCGCATCTGCCTCGTGACCGGGGCGGCGAGCGGCATCGGGAGGTTGTTGTCCTTCGAGCTCGCAGACCGCGGTGCCCGCGTGATCCTCTGGGACCTCGACGCCGACCGCCTCGAGACGGTCGTCGAGCAGGTCCGAGCGCGCCGGGGCGGAGAGGCGTGGGGGTTCCGGTGCGACGTCACCGACCGGGCGATGGTCCAGCGAGTCGCCGACCAGGTGCGCGCCGAGGTCGGTGACCCGATGGTCGTCGTCAACAACGCGGGGGTCGTGAGCGGCGAGCGCCTCGTCGACCTCGCGCCGGAGAAGATCGAGCGCACCTTCGCCGTCAACGTGCTCGCGCTCTACTGGGTGACGAAGGCCTTCCTGCCGGCGATGCTGGCGTACGGGGAGGGTCACGTCGTGACGGTCGCGTCGGCGGCCGGACTGGTCGGCGTGGCGAAGCAGACGGACTACTCGGCGAGCAAGCATGCCGCAGTCGGCTTCGACGAGTCGCTGCGCATGGAGCTTCGCCGCATGCGGTCTCGGGTGCGCACGACGGTCGTCTGCCCCTACTACATCGACACCGGGATGTTCGAGGGTGTGAAGACGAAGGTGCCGTTCCTGCTCCCGATCCTGAAGCAGGAGGAGGTGGCCCGGAAGATGGCGCGTGCCATCGAGCGTGACCGGCGCACCGTCGTGCTGCCCCCGTTCGTCCGGGTGGTGCCGGTCACCCGCGTCCTACCGGTCGCGGTGTTCGACCGTCTCATGGATCTCTTCGGCGTCAACCAGTCGATGGACGACTTCGTGGGTCGCGCGCTGGAACGGGCTGAGCGTGAGTGA
- a CDS encoding histidine--tRNA ligase produces the protein MPEFRAPVGTRDVLPPESARWTALVARFAERVGRAGYGLVVSPTFEDIGVFERVGESTEIVRKEMYDFRDKGDRHLALRPEGTASVVRAFVQHRPTSPFKAWYVAPSFRYERPQAGRYRQHHQVGVEAIGSADPDLDVEVIGLAWGLLDDLGLRQVRLLVNSLGDPACRPAYLGALRAYLHERQAVLSEDARATLAVNPLRVLDSKRPDDQLVIEAAPRMVDHLCDACAQHFTRLRAGLDALGLPVEIAPRLVRGLDYYVRTTFELAADALDAAQNAVGGGGRYDGLVEELGGPPTPGMGFGMGIERLLLACDAEGVFGAPAAAVDVWVIDVTGRSEALVLADELRSAGVASDRSFDGRSMRSQMKAADRSGARVAVIVGDEELAAGVVAVRDLRNGTDQELVPRAGLVERVKELLS, from the coding sequence GTGCCCGAGTTCCGTGCCCCTGTCGGCACGCGCGACGTCCTGCCGCCCGAGTCGGCTCGCTGGACCGCGCTGGTCGCGCGCTTCGCCGAGCGGGTCGGGCGGGCCGGCTACGGCCTGGTGGTGTCGCCGACGTTCGAGGACATCGGCGTGTTCGAGCGGGTGGGCGAGTCGACCGAGATCGTCCGCAAGGAGATGTACGACTTCCGCGACAAGGGCGACCGCCATCTGGCACTGCGCCCCGAGGGCACGGCGTCGGTGGTGCGGGCCTTCGTGCAGCACCGCCCGACGTCGCCGTTCAAGGCCTGGTACGTGGCGCCCAGCTTCCGCTACGAGCGGCCGCAGGCCGGCCGCTACCGCCAGCACCACCAGGTGGGCGTGGAGGCCATCGGGAGCGCCGACCCCGACCTCGACGTCGAGGTGATCGGCCTGGCATGGGGGCTCCTCGACGACCTCGGCCTGCGCCAGGTGCGGCTGCTGGTCAACTCGCTGGGCGACCCGGCGTGCCGCCCGGCCTACCTCGGGGCCCTCCGGGCCTACCTCCACGAGCGTCAGGCCGTGCTGTCCGAGGACGCCCGGGCCACGCTCGCCGTCAACCCGCTGCGCGTGCTCGACTCCAAGCGGCCCGACGACCAGCTGGTGATCGAGGCCGCGCCCCGGATGGTCGACCACCTGTGCGACGCCTGCGCCCAGCACTTCACGCGCCTGCGGGCCGGCCTCGACGCGCTCGGCCTCCCGGTCGAGATCGCCCCCCGCCTGGTACGGGGCCTCGACTACTACGTCCGGACCACCTTCGAGCTGGCGGCCGACGCGCTCGACGCGGCCCAGAACGCGGTCGGTGGCGGCGGCCGCTACGACGGCCTGGTCGAGGAGCTGGGGGGTCCCCCCACGCCGGGCATGGGCTTCGGCATGGGCATCGAGCGGCTCCTCCTCGCCTGCGACGCCGAGGGCGTGTTCGGCGCGCCCGCCGCCGCCGTCGACGTGTGGGTGATCGACGTGACCGGTCGCAGCGAGGCGCTGGTGCTGGCCGACGAGCTCCGCTCGGCCGGCGTGGCGTCCGACCGCTCCTTCGACGGCCGGTCGATGCGGTCGCAGATGAAGGCCGCCGACCGCTCGGGCGCGCGGGTGGCGGTCATCGTGGGTGACGAGGAGCTGGCCGCCGGCGTCGTCGCCGTGCGCGACCTGCGCAACGGGACCGACCAGGAGCTGGTCCCGCGCGCCGGGCTGGTCGAGCGGGTGAAGGAGCTGCTGTCGTGA
- a CDS encoding endonuclease/exonuclease/phosphatase family protein, whose translation MAQAAGRVTVLADPHVRRPPDTRWLTVLSANLWHDWPRQQRWPERLEAFAQLAEAEDADILLLQEVARTPTLKADLWLAERLGLALAYARANGDVEAIGFEEGPAVLSRFPLGDVHLRRLSHGHNPLARRVALGAHAETPYGRLLLVSVHLGLLQRHNAGQIRRLRSWVADVSAGEAAVIGGDFNAPEHRREITRTRRAWTDTFRQSHPHAEAVTHTRAVPWGGLLHRRLDYVFVQQPATAHWRVLDSGHLDAPGGPHSDHRAVLTRLSRESRACIP comes from the coding sequence GTGGCGCAGGCCGCCGGGCGGGTGACGGTGCTGGCCGATCCCCACGTGCGCCGTCCGCCCGACACCAGGTGGCTCACGGTGCTCAGCGCCAACCTGTGGCACGACTGGCCGCGCCAACAGCGGTGGCCCGAGCGTCTCGAGGCGTTCGCGCAGCTGGCCGAGGCGGAAGACGCCGACATCCTCCTGCTGCAGGAGGTGGCACGCACCCCGACGTTGAAGGCCGATCTCTGGCTGGCGGAGCGACTCGGCCTGGCCTTGGCCTACGCCCGTGCCAACGGTGACGTGGAGGCGATCGGCTTCGAGGAAGGCCCGGCCGTCCTCAGCCGCTTCCCGCTCGGCGACGTGCACCTTCGCCGGCTCAGCCACGGCCACAACCCGCTCGCTCGCCGCGTCGCCCTCGGGGCGCACGCAGAGACCCCCTACGGCCGGTTGCTCCTCGTGTCCGTCCACCTCGGGCTGCTCCAGCGCCACAACGCCGGACAGATCCGCCGGCTGCGTTCGTGGGTGGCCGACGTGTCCGCCGGCGAGGCGGCCGTGATCGGCGGCGACTTCAACGCTCCCGAGCACCGACGCGAGATCACCCGGACGCGCCGTGCGTGGACGGACACCTTCCGCCAGTCGCACCCCCACGCCGAGGCCGTCACCCACACACGAGCGGTGCCCTGGGGCGGCTTGCTGCACCGGCGCCTGGACTACGTGTTCGTGCAGCAGCCGGCGACGGCGCACTGGCGGGTCCTCGACTCCGGTCATCTCGACGCCCCGGGCGGTCCGCACTCCGACCATCGGGCCGTGCTCACCCGTCTGTCCCGGGAGTCCCGCGCGTGCATCCCGTGA
- a CDS encoding DUF222 domain-containing protein, translating to MAIGAEHAPPRLDDRPGEDRPGGDRPGEDRPGEPCDDRWAACSLDELGDAIRRLDAAEAAARAEKLAALAELARRHGHHLDGCATPVDWLMAATTCTRASARDQVDVAAALQGLPALAAGFAAGLLSFDQLVALVRFVTPDTDAHWAVDAVGRSAHELAALARSLHPPTPRDVATARRRRHLRLVDHDHETLVRGRLPAADGALLRAWLEPLAAAAPADTVADTVDHWGARLIDALCARAAQTPPDTVTARRAVVVVHATPTQLTGQADTPAVAGDALTPLAHQLLCGLLCDCQLEVSVDDPHTGHVLGIGRAGRNIPAWLARRIIHRDHTCRVPGCDRPAVHLHHLVFWEAGGPTTDHNLAGLCWHHHQRIHADGFTLTGNANHTLDWKDPNGRLIGTTRPAASPGGGRTAGG from the coding sequence ATGGCGATCGGCGCGGAACACGCACCACCCCGCCTCGACGACCGGCCCGGCGAAGACCGGCCCGGCGGAGACCGGCCCGGCGAAGACCGGCCCGGCGAACCTTGTGACGACCGGTGGGCGGCGTGCAGCCTCGATGAGCTGGGCGACGCCATCCGCCGGCTCGACGCGGCCGAGGCCGCGGCCCGGGCCGAGAAGCTGGCCGCCCTGGCCGAGCTGGCCCGCCGCCACGGCCACCACCTCGACGGCTGCGCCACCCCGGTCGACTGGCTCATGGCCGCCACCACCTGCACCCGCGCGTCGGCCCGCGACCAGGTCGACGTGGCCGCCGCCCTCCAAGGGCTGCCCGCCCTGGCCGCCGGCTTCGCGGCCGGGCTGCTGTCGTTCGACCAGCTGGTGGCCCTGGTGCGCTTCGTCACCCCCGACACCGACGCCCACTGGGCCGTCGACGCCGTCGGCCGCTCGGCCCACGAGCTGGCCGCCCTGGCCCGCAGCCTGCACCCCCCCACCCCCCGCGACGTGGCCACCGCCCGCCGGCGCCGCCACCTCCGCCTGGTCGACCACGACCACGAGACCCTCGTCCGCGGCCGGCTGCCCGCCGCCGACGGCGCCCTGCTGCGAGCCTGGCTCGAACCCCTGGCCGCCGCCGCCCCCGCCGACACCGTCGCCGACACCGTCGACCACTGGGGCGCCCGCCTGATCGACGCCCTGTGCGCCCGCGCCGCCCAGACCCCACCCGACACCGTCACCGCCCGCCGGGCCGTGGTCGTCGTGCACGCCACCCCCACCCAGCTCACCGGCCAGGCCGACACCCCCGCCGTGGCCGGCGACGCCCTCACCCCCCTGGCCCACCAGCTGCTGTGCGGGCTGCTGTGCGACTGCCAGCTCGAGGTCAGCGTCGACGACCCCCACACCGGCCACGTCCTGGGCATCGGCCGGGCCGGCCGCAACATCCCCGCCTGGCTGGCCCGACGCATCATCCACCGCGACCACACCTGCCGGGTCCCCGGCTGCGACCGGCCCGCCGTCCACCTCCACCACCTCGTGTTCTGGGAAGCCGGCGGCCCCACCACCGACCACAACCTGGCCGGCCTGTGCTGGCACCACCACCAACGCATCCACGCCGACGGCTTCACCCTCACCGGCAACGCCAACCACACCCTCGACTGGAAAGACCCCAACGGCCGACTCATCGGCACCACCCGGCCCGCGGCATCGCCCGGCGGGGGGCGCACCGCCGGGGGGTAG